The following are from one region of the Aspergillus luchuensis IFO 4308 DNA, chromosome 4, nearly complete sequence genome:
- a CDS encoding uncharacterized protein (COG:Q;~EggNog:ENOG410PPCM;~InterPro:IPR036291,IPR002347;~PFAM:PF08659,PF00106,PF13561;~go_process: GO:0055114 - oxidation-reduction process [Evidence IEA]), producing the protein MSAEQKLVLITGANQGIGFEATKNLILSDNYHVIIGSRDPVKGEEAAKTLQAVPGIKGSVSSIQIDVTDDRSVDAAAAEIKAQYGRLDILVNNAAMSSMKHPPSREAMRQILDVNVVGALSTTEAFLDLLRNSYEKRLVFVSSSTGSISRAADPSSPFHIASATEYRASKAALNMMMVLYMCRLKDEGFKVFGADPGLCATNLTGDPESLRRRNAAEPSDGGERVATVVKGERDDDVGKVLGVYGVSPF; encoded by the exons ATGTCTGCTGAGCAAAAGTTGGTCCTGATCACTG GGGCAAACCAGGGCATCGGATTCGAGGCGACTAAGAACCTGATCCTCTCCGACAACTACCATGTCATTATAGGCTCGCGAGACCCAGTCAAGGGTGAAGAGGCGGCCAAGACTTTGCAGGCTGTCCCCGGTATCAAGGGCAGCGTCTCGTCAATTCAAATCGACGTAACTGACGATCGGTCTgtggatgctgctgctgccgagatCAAAGCTCAGTATGGACGACTTGACATCCTAGTCAACAATGCTGCCATGAGCTCGATGAAGCATCCGCCAAGTCGAGAGGCTATGCGCCAGATCCTGGATGTGAACGTGGTCGGAGCACTTAGCACGACAGAAGCATTTCTCGACCTGCTTCGGAATTCATATGAGAAACGTCTTGTATTTGTATCTTCGAGCACAGGCTCCATCAGTCGTGCGGCAGACCCGTCATCTCCCTTTCACATAGCCAGTGCTACGGAGTATCGGGCCAGCAAGGCTGCACtgaacatgatgatggtcttGTACATGTGTCGCCTCAAAGATGAAGGATTTAAAGTGTTTGGAGCCGATCCAGGGCTGTGTGCCACGAATCTCACCGGTGACCCTGAATCACTGCGACGACGTAATGCTGCAGAACCAtctgatggaggagagagggtggCGACGGTGGTGAAAGGGGagcgggatgatgatgttggaaaGGTGCTGGGAGTATATGGAGTATCACCCTTCTGA
- a CDS encoding uncharacterized protein (TransMembrane:1 (o32-56i)), whose product MRCRVGVGGHGFSNISGYQTQIPPQLGFVSGFAFSSLLAISDLIIAPFFCHFSFLFSASDVQIPRLVCHHVVSWRFLVSFSPSFSYPERVTQNSSRVTLDGLHIA is encoded by the coding sequence ATGCGTTGTCGcgtcggtgttggtggtcaTGGATTTAGCAACATTTCGGGATACCAGACCCAGATTCCCCCTCAGCTGGGTTTCGTCAGtggttttgctttttcttctttactCGCGATTTCCGATCTAATTATTGCCCCTTTCTTTTgtcacttttcttttttgttttcagCGTCGGATGTTCAGATACCCCGTCTTGTATGTCATCATGTTGTTTCCTGGCGCTTCCTTGTTTCGTTTTCCCCTTCATTCTCATACCCCGAGCGTGTTACCCAGAACAGCTCCCGCGTTACTTTAGATGGATTGCATATTGCATAG
- a CDS encoding uncharacterized protein (COG:S;~EggNog:ENOG410PU5X): protein MYPFLPWSQNQSSVRSSLSEATTSTQNVSFSFSFGSSCSPTSMPPPPPPSPTDSLLDITPRKCSFSSGYEMNNSCAFPSWPNRPSLLSADSEGSSASAYLSDEDLLPIGSGSPCESAIDEESAAQDPTMGDVDLTTEQQIQMIRAAAEEEAQRARFLAQVQAHARAQQVMRVAQMAAAERENAKRKKRKAIPERKRRTASASKATVCRA from the coding sequence ATgtatccctttcttccctggAGTCAGAACCAGTCTAGTGTTCGCTCCTCTCTGAGCGAAGCCACCACTAGCACCCAGAATGTCTCCTTCAGTTTCAGCTTCGGCAGCTCTTGCTCACCTACTTCGATGCcgcctcccccaccaccttctcccacTGATTCCTTGCTCGACATCACTCCTCGCAAGTGCTCCTTTTCGAGCGGCTATGAGATGAACAACTCGTGCGCGTTCCCATCTTGGCCCAACCGCCCTTCTCTGCTGAGTGCAGACTCAGAGGGCTCCAGTGCCAGCGCCTACCTCTCCGACGAagatctcctccccatcgGCTCTGGATCCCCCTGCGAGAGCGCGATCGACGAAGAATCCGCCGCGCAGGACCCGACCATGGGAGACGTTGACCTGACCACCGAGCAGCAGATTCAGATGATTCGcgccgcagcagaagaagaagcgcagcgCGCGCGTTTCCTTGCTCAGGTGCAGGCCCATGCTAGAGCACAGCAGGTCATGCGGGTGGCACAGATGGCAGCGGCAGAGCGCGAGAACGCAAAGcgcaagaagcgcaaggccatCCCCGAGAGGAAGCGGCGGACCGCATCAGCTTCGAAAGCCACCGTCTGCCGCGCTTAA